A genome region from Patescibacteria group bacterium includes the following:
- a CDS encoding sigma-70 family RNA polymerase sigma factor yields the protein MLPFKNQEKKLVKKAQRDPEAFVELYNFYFPKIFRFAAYRVSSLEDTEDVVADIFEKALKYLSRFRWRENANFGSWLFQIARNTIIDYYKKNSRGRLVNLADLPEIASHEILPSDAVKRKEGFQELQKLVNTLPARQAEIVALRFFAERRNKEIAQILKISEKTVASNLCRALRTLHRRYQNLQ from the coding sequence ATGCTTCCATTCAAAAACCAAGAAAAAAAACTCGTCAAAAAAGCCCAAAGGGATCCTGAAGCCTTTGTGGAGCTTTATAATTTTTATTTTCCCAAAATCTTCCGCTTTGCCGCTTACCGCGTGAGCAGCCTTGAGGATACGGAAGATGTGGTGGCGGATATTTTTGAAAAAGCTTTGAAATACCTCTCCCGTTTCCGCTGGAGGGAAAACGCTAACTTTGGCTCCTGGCTTTTCCAAATCGCCCGCAATACCATTATTGACTATTACAAAAAAAACTCTCGCGGGCGGTTGGTAAACCTTGCGGATTTGCCCGAAATCGCCTCCCACGAAATCCTACCTTCCGACGCGGTAAAGCGCAAAGAAGGCTTCCAAGAACTGCAAAAATTAGTAAATACACTGCCCGCTCGGCAAGCCGAGATCGTCGCTTTGCGTTTTTTTGCTGAAAGGCGGAATAAAGAAATAGCCCAAATCCTCAAGATCTCGGAAAAAACCGTCGCCTCTAACCTCTGCCGCGCCCTGCGCACTCTCCACCGCCGTTACCAAAATTTGCAGTAA